Proteins encoded together in one Streptomyces sp. TLI_171 window:
- a CDS encoding urea amidolyase associated protein UAAP2, whose translation MTTVVLDATVPARAAWSAVVRRGQLLTVTDLHGNQAVDCLLYDAHDTAVRYSAADTLQAAGSVFLGEGSVLMSTEHTPLMTVVADDCGRHDTIAGACSKESNSLRYGHHTWSQHACVENFLAEGARHGLGKRDLVSNINWYMNVPVEADGTLGIVDGISAPGLRVVLRAETDVLVLVSNCPQVNNPCNGFDPTPVRMTITEGGPR comes from the coding sequence ATGACCACCGTCGTGCTCGACGCCACCGTGCCCGCCCGAGCCGCCTGGTCGGCGGTGGTCCGCCGCGGACAGCTGCTCACCGTCACCGACCTGCACGGCAACCAGGCCGTCGACTGCCTGCTGTACGACGCGCACGACACCGCGGTGCGCTACAGCGCCGCGGACACCCTGCAGGCGGCCGGCTCGGTGTTCCTGGGCGAGGGCAGCGTGCTGATGTCGACCGAGCACACGCCGCTGATGACCGTGGTGGCGGACGACTGCGGCCGGCACGACACCATCGCTGGCGCCTGCTCGAAGGAGTCCAACTCGCTGCGCTACGGCCACCACACCTGGTCGCAGCACGCCTGCGTGGAGAACTTCCTGGCCGAGGGCGCCCGGCACGGGCTGGGCAAGCGCGACCTGGTGTCCAACATCAACTGGTACATGAACGTGCCGGTGGAGGCGGACGGCACGCTCGGCATCGTGGACGGCATCTCCGCGCCGGGCCTGCGGGTGGTGCTGCGGGCCGAGACGGACGTGCTGGTCCTGGTCTCCAACTGCCCGCAGGTGAACAACCCGTGCAACGGCTTCGACCCGACGCCGGTCCGGATGACGATCACCGAGGGCGGCCCGCGATGA
- a CDS encoding urea amidolyase associated protein UAAP1 — protein MTEIPHAGPGTATTAAALAHARAQAGAVVECMPQLPPPPGVLWSETVAGGGYTHLALPAGAHVTLTDRDGDACAQVVLFVTGRPWERLNPADTVKVQWNAYLREGSQLLSDQGRVLATVVTDTSGRHDALAGASTAARNAARYGDGSAHGPSPAGRELLVLAAAKHGLTPRDLPAPVSFFRGVRVDADGALHATGAAGPGARVVLRLEQHTTLLLANTAHPLDPRPGWHCTPLQVTAVPGGVTGPGDPHWDATPERLRAHLNTAALGAR, from the coding sequence ATGACAGAAATCCCACACGCCGGGCCCGGCACCGCCACCACCGCGGCTGCCCTGGCCCATGCCCGGGCCCAGGCGGGCGCGGTCGTCGAGTGCATGCCGCAGCTGCCCCCGCCGCCGGGCGTGCTGTGGTCCGAGACCGTTGCGGGCGGCGGGTACACCCACCTGGCGCTGCCGGCCGGGGCGCACGTCACGCTCACCGACCGGGACGGCGACGCGTGCGCCCAGGTGGTGCTGTTCGTGACCGGGCGGCCCTGGGAACGGTTGAACCCGGCCGACACCGTCAAGGTCCAGTGGAACGCGTACCTGCGCGAGGGCAGTCAGCTGCTCTCCGACCAGGGCCGGGTGCTCGCCACCGTGGTGACGGACACCTCGGGTCGGCACGACGCCCTCGCCGGCGCCTCGACCGCGGCGCGCAACGCGGCCCGCTACGGCGACGGTTCGGCGCACGGCCCGTCCCCGGCCGGGCGGGAGCTGCTCGTCCTGGCGGCCGCCAAGCACGGTCTGACGCCCCGTGACCTGCCCGCCCCGGTCTCCTTCTTCCGCGGCGTCCGGGTCGACGCGGACGGCGCGCTGCACGCCACCGGCGCGGCCGGACCGGGCGCCCGGGTGGTGCTGCGGCTGGAGCAGCACACCACCCTGCTGCTGGCCAACACCGCGCACCCACTGGACCCGCGACCGGGCTGGCACTGCACCCCGCTGCAGGTCACCGCCGTGCCCGGCGGGGTGACCGGCCCGGGCGACCCGCACTGGGACGCCACCCCGGAACGCCTCCGCGCCCACCTCAACACCGCTGCCCTGGGGGCCAGATGA
- a CDS encoding amino acid permease, translated as MTTSTPPAPPIAATSAPYPQQLHRTIGRFGSFAAGFSFISVLTTVFQLFAFGYGAAGPAFVWTWPAVLAGQLLVAACFAELAARHPYSGAIYQWATRLANPLYGWFTGWLMILGQVVVVAAAALALQVVLPALWSGFQLLGGDPSPTTASGAANAVLLGAALIALTTLVNAVDNRVLTMVNGIGVTAEIAGIALIVLALFTHTEQPARAVLHTAPVGGGLPALLVGAFTAAYVMIGFDSAGELSEETRAPRRTAPRTILTALAAAGLSGGLLLLGGVLAAPSLSDGRLAAEGLPYVLTSSLGPGLGRVLLADVAVAVCVGTLAMQTAGTRMVFSMARDGVLPFARRLAHVSPASGMPRWAALAVGTPAVAFLLLNLAAPAAFLALSSTCVALVYAAYALVVGALLLRRLRGLPLAPDAPAVDETGRPLFSLGRWGLPVNALALLYGLAMTVNLAWPRASVYDPEGGHWYLRWFAVLVLTAALALGAAYRLRRR; from the coding sequence ATGACCACCAGCACGCCACCCGCACCACCGATCGCCGCCACCTCGGCCCCCTATCCCCAGCAACTCCACCGCACCATCGGCCGGTTCGGCTCCTTCGCGGCCGGCTTCTCCTTCATCTCGGTGCTCACCACGGTCTTCCAGCTGTTCGCGTTCGGCTACGGCGCGGCCGGCCCGGCCTTCGTCTGGACCTGGCCGGCCGTGCTAGCCGGCCAGCTGCTGGTCGCCGCCTGCTTCGCCGAACTCGCCGCCCGCCACCCGTACTCCGGTGCGATCTACCAGTGGGCGACCCGCCTGGCGAACCCGCTGTACGGCTGGTTCACGGGCTGGCTGATGATCCTGGGCCAGGTGGTCGTGGTCGCCGCCGCGGCGCTCGCCCTCCAGGTGGTGCTGCCCGCGCTCTGGTCCGGCTTCCAACTGCTCGGCGGCGACCCGTCGCCGACCACCGCGAGCGGCGCGGCCAACGCGGTGCTGCTGGGCGCCGCGCTGATCGCCCTCACCACCCTGGTGAACGCCGTCGACAACCGGGTGCTGACCATGGTCAACGGCATCGGGGTGACCGCGGAGATCGCCGGCATCGCGCTGATCGTTCTCGCCCTGTTCACCCACACCGAGCAGCCCGCCCGCGCCGTCCTGCACACCGCGCCGGTCGGCGGCGGCCTCCCGGCGCTGCTGGTCGGCGCGTTCACCGCCGCCTACGTGATGATCGGCTTCGACAGCGCGGGCGAACTCTCCGAGGAGACCCGCGCCCCGCGCCGCACCGCGCCCCGCACCATCCTCACCGCCCTGGCCGCCGCCGGCCTGAGCGGCGGCCTGCTGCTGCTCGGCGGCGTCCTGGCCGCACCCAGCCTGTCCGACGGCCGGCTCGCCGCCGAGGGCCTGCCCTACGTCCTGACCAGCAGCCTGGGCCCGGGCCTGGGCCGGGTGCTGCTCGCGGACGTCGCGGTCGCGGTGTGCGTCGGCACCCTGGCGATGCAGACGGCCGGCACCCGGATGGTCTTCTCGATGGCCCGCGACGGCGTCCTCCCCTTCGCGCGCCGCCTCGCCCACGTCTCCCCCGCCAGCGGCATGCCCCGCTGGGCGGCGCTCGCCGTCGGCACGCCCGCCGTCGCCTTCCTCCTCCTCAACCTGGCCGCCCCCGCCGCGTTCCTCGCCCTCTCCTCCACCTGCGTCGCGCTGGTCTACGCCGCCTACGCCCTGGTCGTCGGCGCCCTCCTGCTCCGCCGCCTGCGCGGCCTCCCGCTCGCCCCCGACGCCCCCGCCGTCGACGAGACCGGCCGCCCGCTCTTCTCCCTCGGCCGCTGGGGCCTCCCCGTCAACGCCCTCGCACTGCTCTACGGCCTCGCCATGACCGTCAACCTCGCCTGGCCCCGCGCCTCGGTGTACGACCCGGAAGGCGGCCACTGGTACCTCCGCTGGTTCGCCGTCCTCGTCCTGACCGCCGCCCTCGCCCTCGGCGCCGCCTACCGCCTCCGCCGCCGCTGA
- a CDS encoding ABC transporter ATP-binding protein gives MTTAVAEPPVDEDELPPALSDDQDIPVPPGAPRALLGSLLAPHRRRIVVAVLAVLLQQAALQAGPLLVAYAIDRGIPALRGHDSGPLVAVTAAYLGCALLATLLQRAFIRLAARINQDILLELRGRIFRHAQRLSLDFHERYTSGRIISRATSDVDTLRELLAEGLQELLMVCLSVGYITVVLIVVDWRLGLAALASFLPMYLIVRSFRRRSQQVYRRGRTAVAALIVRFTETMNGIRPVQAFRREAANDRAFGTVNRQSATATADGLLEMARYVFLSRLTANVWITGVVLLGAYLVTDGSLELGVLTAFVLYLRRLYDPIDQLAMFLNSYQSAAAALEKMAGLLAHEPSVPEPTEPAVLPATGGKGREVAFRSTRFAYAGGKEVLPEFDLVLASGQTTAVVGATGAGKSTLAKLLARFYDPSSGAVTLDGVDLRELSTPDLRANVVMVTQESFLFSGTVAENIAVGKPDATRAEVEAAARAIGAHGFIAALPDGYDTDVRKRGGRISAGQRQLVAFARALLADPAVLILDEATSSLDVPGEQAVQHAMRTVLAGRTAVIIAHRLSTVEIADRVLVMDQGRIVEDDTPAALIAGRGRFATLHRTWKDSLV, from the coding sequence ATGACCACCGCCGTCGCCGAACCCCCCGTCGACGAGGACGAGCTGCCCCCCGCGCTCTCCGACGACCAGGACATCCCCGTCCCGCCCGGCGCGCCGCGCGCCCTGCTCGGCTCGCTGCTGGCCCCGCACCGGCGGCGGATCGTCGTCGCGGTGCTCGCCGTGCTGCTCCAGCAGGCCGCGCTGCAGGCCGGTCCGCTGCTGGTCGCGTACGCCATCGACCGCGGCATCCCGGCGCTGCGCGGGCACGACTCCGGCCCGCTGGTCGCCGTCACCGCCGCCTACCTGGGCTGCGCGCTGCTCGCCACCCTGCTGCAGCGGGCGTTCATCCGGCTGGCCGCCCGGATCAACCAGGACATCCTGCTGGAGCTGCGCGGCCGGATCTTCCGGCACGCCCAGCGGCTCAGCCTGGACTTCCACGAGCGGTACACCTCCGGCCGGATCATCTCCCGCGCGACCAGCGACGTGGACACCCTGCGCGAGCTGCTCGCCGAGGGCCTGCAGGAACTCCTGATGGTCTGTCTGTCGGTCGGCTACATCACCGTGGTGCTGATCGTGGTCGACTGGCGGCTCGGGCTGGCCGCGCTGGCCTCGTTCCTGCCGATGTACCTGATCGTCCGCTCGTTCCGGCGCCGCTCGCAGCAGGTCTACCGGCGCGGCCGGACGGCCGTCGCGGCCCTGATCGTGCGCTTCACCGAGACCATGAACGGCATCCGCCCGGTCCAGGCGTTCCGGCGCGAGGCCGCCAACGACCGGGCCTTCGGCACCGTCAACCGGCAGTCCGCCACCGCCACCGCGGACGGCCTGCTGGAGATGGCCAGGTACGTCTTCCTGTCCCGGCTGACCGCCAACGTCTGGATCACCGGCGTGGTGCTGCTCGGCGCCTACCTGGTCACCGACGGCAGCCTCGAACTGGGCGTGCTGACCGCCTTCGTGCTCTACCTGCGCCGGCTGTACGACCCGATCGACCAGCTGGCGATGTTCCTCAACAGCTACCAGTCGGCGGCCGCCGCGCTGGAGAAGATGGCCGGCCTGCTCGCCCACGAGCCGTCCGTCCCCGAGCCCACCGAGCCCGCGGTGCTCCCCGCCACCGGCGGCAAGGGCCGCGAGGTCGCCTTCCGCTCCACCCGGTTCGCCTACGCGGGCGGCAAGGAGGTGCTGCCGGAGTTCGACCTGGTGCTGGCCTCGGGGCAGACCACCGCGGTGGTCGGTGCGACGGGCGCGGGCAAGTCGACGCTGGCGAAGCTGCTGGCGCGCTTCTACGACCCCAGCTCGGGAGCGGTCACGCTCGACGGCGTCGACCTGCGCGAGCTCTCCACCCCGGACCTGCGGGCGAACGTCGTGATGGTCACCCAGGAGTCCTTCCTGTTCTCCGGGACGGTCGCCGAGAACATCGCGGTCGGCAAGCCCGACGCCACCCGGGCCGAGGTGGAGGCCGCCGCCCGCGCGATCGGTGCGCACGGGTTCATCGCCGCCCTGCCCGACGGCTACGACACCGACGTCCGCAAGCGCGGCGGCCGGATCTCCGCCGGACAGCGCCAACTGGTGGCGTTCGCGCGGGCGTTGCTCGCCGACCCGGCCGTGCTGATCCTCGACGAGGCCACCTCCTCGCTGGACGTCCCGGGCGAGCAGGCCGTCCAGCACGCCATGCGGACGGTGCTGGCCGGGCGCACCGCGGTGATCATCGCCCACCGGCTGTCCACCGTGGAGATCGCCGACCGGGTGCTGGTGATGGACCAGGGCCGGATCGTCGAGGACGACACCCCGGCCGCGCTGATCGCCGGCCGGGGCCGCTTCGCCACCCTGCACCGGACGTGGAAGGACAGCCTGGTCTGA
- a CDS encoding ABC transporter ATP-binding protein, with product MAENQNPAPPTPADTNNPSTDESPGSPVPVPRSAVRSLLRLWPYAREARWRIFGSMAAAGLASLSVLAVPIVLRRIVDGPVAHRDLAGLWPLAGALLLLGVAEACLFGVRRVIVARPLAKVETRLRGDLFAKLQRLPISFHDRWPSGQLLSRATSDLFVLRLFLAFPLVFLVVNSTVFLTGTALMFVLDWRLALITLVPAIPLMVYTRRFESGYSAASRLAQDQNGDLATVVEESVLGIRILKAFGRHRTMAEEFRRHSAELRDTELRKAGLLANLWAVIVGLPELALGAALAAGAVLVAHDQLSVGTLVAFLSTALALRWPVESIGWLLGFAAEAASAANRYFEVMDEPEPAELPSGDGPSADRGIRFTGVRFRYPDAPAGSPDLLAGVDLHVRPGETLALVGATGSGKTTLTALLPRLYEPTAGSITLDGADIRDLPRAELRRRVAVAFEDPTLFSATVRENVLMGAPDAGPERIAAALATAQAGFVDKLPEGLDTEVGEQGLSLSGGQRQRLALARAVVGEPRFLVLDDPLSALDVHTEALVERALRQVLADTTALVVAHRPSTVLLADRVALLEDGRITAVGTHQELLHSCPAYRALMSGESELEGALAR from the coding sequence ATGGCCGAGAACCAGAACCCCGCTCCGCCCACCCCCGCGGATACGAACAACCCGTCAACCGACGAGTCCCCCGGTTCACCCGTGCCGGTACCCCGGTCCGCGGTGCGCTCACTGCTGCGCCTGTGGCCGTACGCCCGCGAGGCCCGCTGGCGGATCTTCGGGTCGATGGCCGCCGCCGGGCTCGCCTCGCTCAGCGTGCTGGCCGTCCCGATCGTGCTGCGCCGGATCGTCGACGGACCGGTCGCCCACCGGGACCTGGCCGGCCTGTGGCCGCTGGCCGGCGCCCTGCTGCTGCTCGGCGTCGCCGAGGCCTGCCTGTTCGGCGTCCGCCGGGTGATCGTGGCCCGCCCGCTCGCCAAGGTGGAGACCAGACTCCGCGGAGACCTGTTCGCCAAGCTCCAGCGGCTGCCGATCTCCTTCCACGACCGGTGGCCCTCCGGCCAGTTGCTCTCCCGGGCCACCTCGGACCTGTTCGTGCTGCGGCTGTTCCTGGCCTTCCCACTGGTCTTCCTGGTCGTCAACTCGACGGTCTTCCTGACCGGCACCGCGCTGATGTTCGTCCTGGACTGGCGGCTCGCCCTGATCACGCTGGTCCCCGCGATCCCGCTGATGGTCTACACCCGCCGCTTCGAGTCCGGGTACTCGGCCGCCTCCCGGCTCGCCCAGGACCAGAACGGCGACCTCGCCACCGTGGTCGAGGAGTCGGTGCTCGGCATCCGGATCCTCAAGGCCTTCGGCCGGCACCGCACCATGGCCGAGGAGTTCCGCCGGCACAGCGCCGAGCTCCGCGACACCGAACTGCGCAAGGCCGGCCTGCTGGCCAACCTGTGGGCGGTCATCGTCGGCCTGCCCGAACTCGCCCTCGGCGCCGCGCTGGCCGCCGGCGCCGTCCTGGTCGCCCACGACCAGCTCTCGGTCGGCACCCTGGTCGCCTTCCTCTCCACCGCGCTCGCGCTGCGCTGGCCGGTCGAGTCGATCGGCTGGCTGCTCGGCTTCGCCGCCGAGGCCGCCAGCGCCGCCAACCGCTACTTCGAGGTGATGGACGAGCCGGAACCCGCCGAGCTCCCCTCCGGTGACGGGCCGTCGGCCGACCGCGGCATCCGGTTCACCGGCGTCCGCTTCCGCTACCCCGACGCCCCCGCCGGCAGCCCCGACCTGCTGGCCGGCGTCGACCTGCACGTCCGCCCCGGCGAAACGCTCGCCCTGGTCGGCGCCACCGGCAGCGGCAAGACCACGCTGACCGCGCTGCTCCCCCGCCTGTACGAGCCCACCGCCGGGTCGATCACGCTGGACGGCGCCGACATCCGCGACCTGCCGCGCGCGGAGCTGCGCCGCCGGGTCGCCGTCGCGTTCGAGGATCCCACCCTGTTCTCCGCCACCGTCCGGGAGAACGTCCTGATGGGCGCCCCCGACGCCGGGCCGGAGCGGATCGCCGCCGCCCTGGCCACCGCGCAGGCCGGCTTCGTCGACAAGCTCCCCGAGGGCCTGGACACCGAGGTCGGCGAGCAGGGCCTCAGCCTCTCCGGCGGCCAGCGCCAGCGCCTCGCGCTGGCCCGCGCCGTGGTCGGCGAGCCCCGCTTCCTGGTCCTCGACGACCCGCTGTCCGCGCTCGACGTGCACACCGAGGCGCTGGTCGAGCGCGCCCTGCGGCAGGTGCTCGCCGACACCACCGCGCTGGTGGTCGCGCACCGCCCGTCCACCGTGCTGCTGGCCGACCGGGTCGCGCTGCTGGAGGACGGCCGGATCACCGCCGTCGGAACCCACCAGGAACTGTTGCACTCCTGTCCCGCCTACCGGGCCCTGATGTCCGGCGAATCCGAGTTGGAAGGGGCGCTGGCCCGATGA
- a CDS encoding family 2B encapsulin nanocompartment shell protein — translation MSVETEPVPEVQSPPQQSLSTAAARNLATTTKSKPQMQEISSRWLLRKLPWVHVSGGTYRVNRRLSHAVGRGRVAFDLAGSEVRVVAPTLRELPALRGLTDEAVLEQLAERFVPRPFAAGDLLAQEGAPLEGLLLVAHGKVERIGTGKYGDATVLAVHADGDHLGEQALASADGRWPYSVKAATAGTALALPRAAFRELLDRSPALQARLAAHLAGHAAAQNEHGEAEIGMSAGHRGEFDLPTAFVDYELTPREYELSVAQTVLRVHSRVADLYSKPMDQTQQQLGLTVEALRERQEHEIVNNPEFGLLANCAVDQRIHTHAGAPTPDDLDELLAMRRDTDYLFAHPKAIAAFGREANRRGVYFSTADFGGHRVPAWRGVPILPCGKIPVRGGSTSIIAMRTGEENQGVVGLTQVGIPDEVEPGLNVRFMGIDDKAVVNYLVSAYYSAAILVPDALGVLENVEVDHPRS, via the coding sequence ATGTCGGTCGAGACCGAGCCCGTTCCCGAAGTGCAGTCCCCGCCGCAGCAGAGCCTGAGCACCGCGGCGGCGCGCAACCTCGCCACCACGACCAAGTCCAAGCCCCAGATGCAGGAGATCAGCTCCCGCTGGCTGCTGCGCAAACTGCCCTGGGTGCACGTCTCCGGCGGCACCTACCGGGTCAACCGGCGGCTCTCCCACGCGGTCGGCCGCGGCCGGGTCGCCTTCGACCTGGCCGGCTCCGAGGTCCGGGTGGTCGCCCCCACCCTGCGCGAACTCCCGGCGCTGCGCGGCCTCACCGACGAGGCGGTGCTCGAACAGCTCGCCGAGCGCTTCGTGCCGCGCCCCTTCGCGGCCGGCGACCTGCTCGCCCAGGAGGGCGCGCCGCTCGAAGGGCTGCTGCTGGTCGCGCACGGCAAGGTCGAGCGGATCGGGACCGGCAAGTACGGGGACGCCACCGTCCTGGCCGTGCACGCCGACGGCGACCACCTCGGCGAGCAGGCGCTCGCCAGTGCCGACGGGCGCTGGCCCTACAGCGTGAAGGCCGCCACCGCCGGCACCGCGCTGGCGCTGCCCCGGGCCGCCTTCCGGGAGCTGCTGGACCGCTCCCCGGCGCTGCAGGCCCGGCTGGCCGCGCACCTCGCCGGGCACGCCGCCGCGCAGAACGAGCACGGCGAGGCCGAGATCGGCATGTCGGCCGGCCACCGGGGCGAGTTCGACCTGCCCACCGCCTTCGTCGACTACGAGCTGACGCCCCGCGAGTACGAGCTGAGCGTCGCCCAGACGGTGCTGCGGGTGCACAGCCGGGTCGCCGACCTGTACAGCAAGCCGATGGACCAGACCCAGCAGCAGTTGGGGCTCACCGTCGAGGCGCTGCGCGAGCGCCAGGAGCACGAGATCGTCAACAACCCGGAGTTCGGGCTGCTCGCCAACTGCGCCGTCGACCAGCGGATCCACACCCACGCGGGCGCGCCGACCCCGGACGACCTGGACGAGTTGCTGGCGATGCGCCGCGACACCGACTACCTGTTCGCCCACCCGAAGGCGATCGCCGCGTTCGGCCGGGAGGCCAACCGGCGCGGGGTGTACTTCTCCACCGCCGACTTCGGCGGGCACCGGGTCCCGGCCTGGCGCGGGGTGCCGATCCTGCCCTGTGGCAAGATCCCGGTCCGCGGCGGCTCCACCTCGATCATCGCGATGCGCACCGGCGAGGAGAACCAGGGCGTGGTCGGCCTCACCCAGGTCGGCATCCCCGACGAGGTGGAGCCCGGCCTGAACGTCCGCTTCATGGGCATCGACGACAAGGCCGTGGTCAACTACCTGGTCTCGGCCTACTACTCGGCCGCGATCCTGGTCCCCGACGCCCTGGGCGTGCTGGAGAACGTCGAGGTCGACCACCCGCGGTCCTGA
- the glgX gene encoding glycogen debranching protein GlgX, with product MTAWQELGTGTPPGARTAAGSNGSAPRVAPAPPWPGNWQPLGARFRPDAEGGRGTNFALWAPNAEAVDLCLFDEQGRETRHRLAEQTYQTWHGYLPGVLPGTRYGFRVHGRWDPWTGVRHNPAKLLLDPYARAVDGAYTAHDATCSAVRNWPERDVADTVRDDRDSAPYVPKAVVVHDADDWYDDHRPKTPWAETVLYELHVRGFTMRHPDIPPELRGTYAGLAHPAAIAHLVRLGVTAVELLPVQHHVSEDHLQARGLVNYWGYNTLGYFAPHAGYAATGSRGQQVGEFKRMVRALHAAGIEVILDVVYNHTAESGVMGPTLSFRGIDNPGYYRPDRSRRGYADYTGCGNTLDTRRPQVIRLITDSLRYWVAEMGVDGFRFDLAAALARGGDGVEMEHPFLAAVSQDPLLSRVKLIAEPWDVGPGGYQLGGFPPLWGEWNDRYRDTVRDFWRGARPDVRELATRIAGSSDLYQRGGRRPYASVNFITAHDGFTLRDLVSYDRKHNLANGEDNRDGTDDNRSWNHGAEGETEDPAIRSLRVRQLRNLLTTLLLSSGVPMLTAGDELGRTQGGNNNAYCQDNEAGWLDWSLLDDPDWRSLTELTARLIHLRRAHPVLRQRAFFSGRTAGPDGQRDLTWLTPAGREMTDADWFSPTRALAMRLSGTALSERDPYGREVRDASFLLLLNASAEPRRFTLPAPHSPLLDTATADPPPAAPVAEVLLVGRSAMLLTE from the coding sequence ATGACGGCGTGGCAGGAGCTGGGAACGGGCACGCCCCCGGGGGCGCGGACCGCCGCCGGATCGAACGGCTCGGCGCCCAGGGTCGCCCCCGCGCCGCCCTGGCCGGGCAACTGGCAGCCGCTGGGGGCGAGGTTCCGCCCCGACGCGGAGGGCGGTCGGGGCACCAACTTCGCTCTCTGGGCGCCGAACGCGGAGGCCGTCGACCTCTGTCTGTTCGACGAGCAGGGCCGGGAGACCAGGCACCGGCTGGCCGAGCAGACCTACCAGACCTGGCACGGCTACCTGCCGGGCGTGCTGCCCGGCACCCGCTACGGCTTCCGGGTGCACGGCCGGTGGGACCCGTGGACGGGCGTCCGGCACAATCCGGCCAAACTGCTCCTCGACCCGTACGCGCGGGCCGTCGACGGCGCCTACACGGCCCACGACGCGACCTGCTCGGCGGTCCGCAACTGGCCGGAGCGGGACGTCGCCGACACCGTCCGGGACGACCGGGACTCGGCGCCGTACGTGCCCAAGGCGGTGGTGGTGCACGACGCCGACGACTGGTACGACGACCACCGGCCGAAGACGCCCTGGGCCGAGACGGTGCTGTACGAGCTGCACGTGCGCGGCTTCACCATGCGCCACCCCGACATCCCGCCGGAGCTGCGCGGCACCTACGCGGGGCTGGCGCACCCGGCGGCGATCGCCCACCTGGTCCGGCTCGGGGTGACGGCGGTCGAACTGCTGCCGGTGCAGCACCACGTCAGCGAGGACCACCTGCAGGCGCGCGGCCTGGTCAACTACTGGGGCTACAACACGCTCGGCTACTTCGCCCCGCACGCGGGCTACGCGGCCACCGGCAGCCGCGGCCAGCAGGTCGGCGAGTTCAAGCGGATGGTGCGGGCGCTGCACGCGGCCGGCATCGAGGTGATCCTCGACGTGGTGTACAACCACACCGCCGAGTCGGGGGTGATGGGCCCGACGCTGTCCTTCCGCGGCATCGACAACCCCGGCTACTACCGGCCGGACCGCTCCCGCCGCGGCTACGCCGACTACACCGGCTGCGGCAACACCCTGGACACCCGCCGCCCGCAGGTGATCCGGCTGATCACCGACTCGCTGCGGTACTGGGTCGCCGAGATGGGCGTCGACGGCTTCCGATTCGACCTGGCGGCGGCGCTCGCCCGCGGCGGCGACGGCGTGGAGATGGAGCACCCGTTCCTCGCCGCGGTCTCCCAGGACCCGCTGCTCAGCCGGGTGAAGCTGATCGCCGAGCCGTGGGACGTCGGCCCGGGCGGCTACCAGCTCGGCGGCTTCCCGCCGCTGTGGGGCGAGTGGAACGACCGCTACCGGGACACCGTCCGGGACTTCTGGCGCGGCGCCCGGCCGGACGTCCGGGAGCTGGCCACCCGGATCGCCGGCTCCTCCGACCTGTACCAGCGCGGCGGCAGACGCCCCTACGCCTCCGTCAACTTCATCACCGCGCACGACGGTTTCACCCTGCGCGACCTGGTGTCCTACGACCGCAAGCACAACCTGGCCAACGGCGAGGACAACCGGGACGGCACCGACGACAACCGGTCCTGGAACCACGGCGCGGAGGGCGAGACCGAGGACCCGGCGATCCGCTCGCTGCGGGTGCGCCAGCTGCGCAACCTGCTGACCACGCTGCTGCTCTCCAGCGGGGTGCCGATGCTCACCGCGGGCGACGAGCTGGGCCGTACCCAGGGCGGCAACAACAACGCCTACTGCCAGGACAACGAGGCCGGCTGGCTGGACTGGTCGCTGCTGGACGACCCCGACTGGCGCTCGCTGACCGAGCTCACCGCCCGGCTGATCCACCTGCGCCGGGCCCACCCGGTGCTGCGCCAGCGGGCGTTCTTCTCCGGCCGCACGGCCGGACCCGACGGCCAGCGCGACCTGACCTGGCTCACCCCGGCCGGGCGGGAGATGACCGACGCGGACTGGTTCTCGCCCACCCGGGCGCTGGCGATGCGGCTGTCCGGCACCGCGCTGTCGGAGCGCGACCCGTACGGCCGGGAGGTGCGCGACGCGAGCTTCCTGCTGCTGCTGAACGCCTCCGCCGAGCCGCGCCGCTTCACCCTGCCCGCCCCGCACAGCCCGCTGCTGGACACCGCGACGGCCGACCCGCCGCCCGCCGCCCCGGTGGCGGAGGTGCTGCTGGTCGGCCGCTCGGCGATGCTGCTGACGGAGTGA